The following nucleotide sequence is from Acidobacteriota bacterium.
CCATTAAAAGCGGTAAAGTAACCGCGCCAATGATTGGCGGAAATCTTTCGTTGATTGTTAGCCTGATGGGAACGCCTTATGAAATGGACACGCGGGGAAAACTTCTATTTTTAGAAGATGTTGATGAGCAACCCTACAGTATCGACCGTATGCTGACAAATTTACGACTGGCGGGCAAACTGGAGCAGGCGGCAGGCATTATTTTCGGTGAGTGTGCAGGATGTGGACCCAGAGATTTTCAACCGTCTTTTGCTTCGCCCTATTCACTCGGAGAAGTTTTAAATAATATTTTGGGAGATTTAAAAATCCCTGTGCTTTATGGCTTAACCATCGGTCACACCAAAGACCAGTTGACTTTGCCTCTGGGATTGACCGGAATGCTTGATGCTGACGAAGGAATTCTAGATATTAAAGAAGCGGCGGTAATTTAATTGAAAAGGAAAATACCGAATAAAAAAGGCGACCCATGTTGATGGTCGCCTTTTTTATTGTCTATCTCAGACGTTCATTAATCGTGTAGCTGCTAAGCATTGAATTAAACGCCGGTTCATACTGGCGAAATTCACGCTCCGGCGAGATGAAAACCATATAAACAATATTGTCGCCGCTTTGTCGCGCTACCACATACACTCTTTCCGAATCACCGGCATGATTGGTTCCTCTGAGAAATGTTCCAAGCGCCGTCTTACCAGAAAGCCGCTCCGAGCGCCGGTCGCCCTCTTCCCTAAGATAGTTATTATTCTCCTGCAACATCGCCACCACTTTATTGAGCGCCTGATCCAAGGTCAGGTAGCCGCGTTTTCTGGCATTGGGTACATAGGTTCCGACTATTGCGCCTCGCGTAATATCGGTTCCTTCGATAGCCCAGGCGGGCGCAAAACTCACGCTATCCTGGCTCGCATAAGCATCCCAATTGTCCGGGTAATTAACCCGAACCGTCCCTCTTTGATCGGTGTAGGATTTTAAAGAACGTGAGGGGGGATCACCTGGACGACTTCGGCTACTTGCCGGCGCGCGTGTGCCTTTGGAAACCTCTTCCATCGATCTCGCGCGCCCCATCCCGCTGAGTTTTTCGCGGATTCTTAAAAAATCCCGATTGCTGACATTTGAATCTCTAACCTGCAACATTTCGGCTTCGCGGTTAATATATTCAAAACGGTTTCCGGGATTGGGGTGGTCGCTCAAAAATTCGGGCCCGCCTTTGCCTCCTTGTTGTTCCAAGGTTTTAAACATATTTGCCAGGTCTCGCGGGTCGTATCCGGCGCGCGCCATGGTTTGCGCACCTAAAAGGTCGGCTTCCTTCTCATATTCCCGGCTGAACTTCAAAAAGTAGACGCCAAAACCGCTGTAAATGGCGCTTCCCAACGCCTCGCCCCCGACAATTAATCCGCCGATGGCAGCAATCGTCGCCCAGGTTCCGACCTTTTTCCCTTTGGCATATTGCAAAGTTCCATGTCGCAAGGCAACGTGACTGATTTCGTGAGCCATGACACCAATCAATTCCCCTTCATTTTTCGCGGCTTCGATTAATCCGCGATTGACATAGGTATATCCGCCCGGCAAGGCAAAGGCATTCAGGTCTTTAACATTAACCACCTTATAGGAATACCGAAACTCGGAAAATTGATACTTGCCTGGAAGCGATGCAACGATTCGTCCACCTAATCCTGCAATATAGGCATCAACCTCGCGGTCATTTAATAGAGGAAGTTGTTTTTCCACCTCTGTTGCGGCTTGTCTGCCAAGCTTCACATCTTCCGATGGCGGGTAAGAATTTTTATGGTCTTTAATTGGGGTTTGTGCGGAAAAACCTATTGGCTGGAAAATGGTCAGCAAAAAAATATTTAAAACGAAAACGCTGAGAACTTTTTTTGAAGATTTCA
It contains:
- a CDS encoding M48 family metallopeptidase; translated protein: MKSSKKVLSVFVLNIFLLTIFQPIGFSAQTPIKDHKNSYPPSEDVKLGRQAATEVEKQLPLLNDREVDAYIAGLGGRIVASLPGKYQFSEFRYSYKVVNVKDLNAFALPGGYTYVNRGLIEAAKNEGELIGVMAHEISHVALRHGTLQYAKGKKVGTWATIAAIGGLIVGGEALGSAIYSGFGVYFLKFSREYEKEADLLGAQTMARAGYDPRDLANMFKTLEQQGGKGGPEFLSDHPNPGNRFEYINREAEMLQVRDSNVSNRDFLRIREKLSGMGRARSMEEVSKGTRAPASSRSRPGDPPSRSLKSYTDQRGTVRVNYPDNWDAYASQDSVSFAPAWAIEGTDITRGAIVGTYVPNARKRGYLTLDQALNKVVAMLQENNNYLREEGDRRSERLSGKTALGTFLRGTNHAGDSERVYVVARQSGDNIVYMVFISPEREFRQYEPAFNSMLSSYTINERLR